Part of the Sphingobacterium sp. LZ7M1 genome, TGGGCAGGGCATTGACAAGTCTATCGATTTCTTGCAATAATTCGGTGTAGATTACGAGGCGGTCTATATCTTGGGGATCTTTTTCATCAAATCCCGTAATTCTCCAATACCTTTGACTTATTTCAGTCCTTCTATGTTCGTTGATCAATTTATTTCTCACGGCAGTATATAGGAAGGATTTAATGGCCGATGGGTTGCTGGATATTTTAGATTTGTTCAATAGGTAAGAAGTGAATGCGTCCTGTGTTAGATCTTCTGCGCGTTCATAATCCCCTGTTAATTTGAATGCATAAAAATTTATGAATTTGTAATATTTGATATACAAATTTTTGTCAGACATATTGACTGGAGTGTTCATTTTTGAATGATAAAGGTATTGTTATAATGGTTTAATATGAATAAATATATGTAATTAAAAATTAAATATATTGCATGATATTGAAAAAGAGTTTTATAGTTTGATGCTTCAGCGCTTAAAGCCTGAAAACAGAAAATTATTCGATTCTTCTAAAATCGAATTGTAAAAATTAAGAAGTGTAATGGGGTTGGTTTTGTAAATGGGGGAGGGGTAAAAAAAATGATGGTGGATTTTAATCCTCTTCTGAATTAAAATCATCACCATCATACAGGAATTCTATCAATATAGAATTCGATTCTTGTGTCAATACTTCGTCTTTTATCATCTTTAATAAATTTTATTATCAAAAATATAAATAGACTTTAATCTGTGTATTAATTCGGTGTTAAGTTTGTGTAATTAACATTGGAAAAGGCTAGACTATAATTTGGTCTGCTTTCCAATATCGATTTATTCTTTATCCTTTCTAATGTAGCCTGACACCAGGTATTGCTGAAATTATTCGTTTCTCTTGATAAGCTGTCATTTTGTAAGTATGTTCCATCGGTTGGGATTCCATACAGGTAAATAAGCCCATTCTGTATATTGCCAATAAGTTTTCCTTCCTTATCAACAGCTATTTTTCCATTACTATAGTTTCCATTGACAATTTCCTGCACATATCCTTTCCTTCGCATCCGTTCGTATAGCTTGTTGTTTTTTAGCTTCAGGTTGCCTTTTGGTATCCGGGCATCGATCAGGAAATTAAATTCTTTTTCTACATAGGAATTCTTTAATAGTAATGCTTCTGGTTGGACTTCGATAACTGGTTCTTCAGAAAACATAAACTTTACATAGCCATCCTTGGCCAAGCAGAACAATTTATCGATACTATCCCTTGGAGGTCCAAAAGCGGTATGGTTAATGAATCCTTGCCAATATTTTTCAAAGGATTCCTGGGATTCCTCGTCAAAACCATTATGGGAGAAGAGCTCGGCAATAAGGTAGAAGCCTTCCCGAATTGCTGCAATTGCAGCAGCCATTGGACTTTTTAGCTCACCTTGTTCTGAAAGCTTCATGCTGTAAATGCTAAGATCGACAATGAACTCATGGTAATTTGTTTCCATCTGCACCTTAGAATAGGTCATCGGATCGATGAGTGCGGAGATAGAAAAAAGTTTGGTCGCATCAAAAGTGTCAATGAATTCCAGGATTTCTGCTGAAGTCAGCTCTTGGGTCGCATGTGTATAGGTGTAGAAGGCCAATTGTGCTTCAAGGTTATAGGTAGGCAGTATATCCCTTTCAAAATTTAGGGGTTCATTTCTACTTTTCAACAAATTGAGCCAGTCCTCATTCATTATTTTTAGTTCATATTTATTTCCATTCCAGAATGCATTTCGCGGTAGCATAGGGAGGTTTCTTCTTGAAAAAGGATAGATAATAGGTTCATATCCAGATGGAAGATAGCGGTATTCATGGTCCTGTTTATAAAATATTCCTCCTCGGCCTTCAGTAAGGTGTAGGACAGCATCCATAAAGGTCAAGCCTATTCCTTTGATGGCAACATCGACCTGTGCTGGAATCTCATCCAATAGCTCCACAGGGTAAGTTTGCGGAAGATAGAGGATGTTTTCATTGCAATCAGATGCTAAAAGATCTTCTTCCTCCATATTGGAATAACTATGGCCAGTACAAAAAATCGCTGATTCGTATTGGAAGGGCAAAGTCATTTTCGAACTTGTCAGTTGTACTCTGTCCATGTGTATATCCATGTCCAAGATATTGCTGTTGACCAGGTTGACTTCAATCTGATTGGGTTTATGGCTTAAGGTCTTGTGCAAAGCATCCATTAAGTAGAGCCCCATCAGCTCCCTAGAACAGAAGTCAGAAGGGTTAGGGCTGCTTTCTGCAGATTTGTTTTGATGGATCCAATCAATAAGTTTTAATCTGTTTGGAATATAATGTGACGATTCCGGCTCTTCCCAACAGCTTATTTCTGCTATGCAATCATTCATGATGAGATAGGAAGGCAGGGTAGGTTGGAAGTGAGGTCCAGAGGCAAATTCTCGGTTGTGATTAAACCAATGAATGTTGATGGGTTTATGGATGTTTTGGTCTATAGCTTTAGAAATAAAACGGTCTAGAGCATAAAAACCTTTGGGACCACCTCCAATAATAGCAATGTAAATTGCGTCTGATTTTTCGGCAGGCAATTCCTCGTCATTCACAATTTGGCTGTAAATGTGTTTAGGCACCTTACTCAGGTGTGGGTCTAGATATGCAGAATTCCAAATCATAATCTAATTTTTTATTAATCATTGGAGCTCAATTAAATTCACTAATAGATATAAAGCGTTTTAGTGCAATGCAAATCTTGCTATGATTGGATAATCATAGCCTAACAGTTTAGATTCACTTGTTTAGAAATTCACTTTTTTTGCTTCAATCAATGTTTTAACCCTTTGGATAAATTCATACCCCTCCAAGGACATCTAACTGATATCTCCAAAATTGTTAATTACTAAATCACATTAATAATATTTGTACCTTATTAAGCTAGACAAGCGTTAATGTGCCACTTGTTTCGCAATCTTTTTAACAAAGATTTAGTTTTGTGTGATGTAGTAAATATAACAGTAAATAACCATAAACGTTTTAGAGAAATGTGTTTTTTGAGTTTATTTTATTAATATTTTTTATCAATACCCTAATGTTAGGGTATAAAAAAAGGGATTTACGTTAAATCCCCTTTTATTTATTGCCTGAATGTGTTGAAATTGCTTATTCTTTGTTAATTAAATCGAAAGTATCCTTAATCAATTCAAAAGATTTCAATCTTTTTTGGTCATCATATATATAATTAGTGGTCATGATCTCTTGTGCATTTACCTCCTCAATCAATTCTTTAAGTGTCCTGGCCAATTGTTCAGGGTTGCCTGTATAGGTACTGGAAGTCATGGATTGGACTGCTTGCTCGATTTCAGGTATTCCGTGGAAAATGGGTTTTTCCGTTGGTGCTGATAAAGGCATCCTCCGGTTGGTCACTATTCCTGCAAAAAGGTTCTGCAAGCTGCTGGATAAAAATATGGCCTCTTCATTGGTCTCTGCTGCCACTATATTTACACAAACCATAAAATAAGGCTCCTGCAATTGTTCGGATGGTTTGAAGTTCATTCTATAGATATCGGCCGCAGCCTTTAACATATTTGGGGCGAAGTGTGCCGCAAATGCATAGGGTAAACCTAATTCCGCAGCAAGAAAGGCACTGTCCGTGCTGGACCCCAGAATCCAGATAGGGATTTCTAAACCTTCTCCAGGGAATGCGCGAACCTTGGAGCTGTGGTTGTCGGAACTGAAATAGCGTTGGAGGGACTGCACATCATCCTTGAAGTAAAATGCCGTATTTAAATTATTCCTCCTAAGTGCCATTGCGGTCACCTGATCGGTGCCGGGAGCTCGCCCAAGACCAAGATCAATTCGGTTGGGATAAATAGATTCTAAAGTTCCAAATTGTTCCGCAATCACCAAAGGGGAGTGGTTAGGGAGCATAATCCCTCCGGAACCAACCCTGATGTTTTGCGTTTGGCTCGCAATATGGCCGATCAAAACTGAAGTGGCCGAACTGGCAATAAATTCCATATTATGGTGTTCGGCGAGCCAGATCCTGGTATAACCTAGTTTGTCAATATGTTTGGCGCCTTCTGAAGCTCTTTCTATCGCTTCAGTGGCTGTATTATTCTTTCTTAAAGTGGCTAATTCCAGTAGAGAATATTGGATGTTCTTCATAAGGTAAATATACGTCTCAAATTACATTGAAATGGTAATCTTAATGTATGGAATTATTTAAGCTTTGTCACGATTCCTAAAATTTATAGAGAAGCAATGATGGTAGTCTAGTATTAACATAGGGTTTGAGGGATTTTTTATTTGAGTAAGTTCAAATTTTACCTTTCATTTTTAATCAAAATTGGAATAATTTTTAACATATATTGTCAATTTATTAAAGGATATTGTCATTTCATTTTAGCAAGGTAGAATTATCGCTACATTTTCATTTCAATTAAAATAATAAATACCTTAAAATCCCTTAAAAATCGCTAAAAACGTTGAAAAATGCATTTAAACTGTTTAAAGGCACATTATAGAAAAGGCTAGTATTTGCTGTATAAAATTGCTAAATTAATTATATCTATATTTTTCATTTTATTTAATTGAAAATAAGGTAGTTACAATTGTGTAAATTTTACAATATGCTAAATTTACTTTTTTTATTGCTAAAAATATATATAGCTTTGTTCGCAAAATAAATCCTATATATGACAAATTTAATCAGTAGTCAATTGGAGTCACTTGGGATCCGTCCTTCAAGTCCAATTTATTTTCAACTTCCAGTACCAGAACTGGTGGAAAGAGCGATTAAAAATAATGAAGCTTCCTTAACAGAAACAGGAGCATTGAGTTTCAAAACTGGCATTTTTACAGGGCGCTCGCCAGAGTCTAGATTTATCGTAAAAGACTCCGATACAGCAGAGCACGTAAATTGGGGAAAAGTGAACAAACCCATGAGCATCGAGCTGTTTGACCTGTTGCTGGCTAGAGTAACTGAATATCTTTCATTAAATCCCATTTATGTAAGATCGATACAAGCTTGTAATCATAAAGATTATTCCCAAAATGTACTTACGGTTACCCAAAGCCCTTGTCAGGATATTTTTGTGAACAATATGTTTATCAATGTAGATGTTGAAACGCAAGGACCAATCGATTGGACAGTCTTAGCAGCTTCAAATTTAAAAGTTGATGATTACCAGGCCTTGGGCTTGCCAACTTCACACTGTGTGGTTTTGGATCTAACCCGTAAAGTGGTTATCATCATCGGAACGGCATATACAGGAGAGATTAAGAAGGGGATTTTCTCTGCACTGAATTATTACTTGCCTTTAAAGCATAACGTGTTAACAATGCACTGTTCTGCAAATGTCGGTAAGAAAAACGACACTGCTTTATTCTTTGGCCTATCTGGGACGGGTAAAACAACGTTATCATCTGATCATGGTCGTTTATTGATCGGAGATGATGAGCATGGTTGGACGGAAAATGAGGTGTTTAACTTCGAAGGAGGTTGCTATGCGAAGGCCATTGGTTTGACGCAGCAACATGAACCACAAATCTTTAATGCTATCAAATTTGGTGCATTATTGGAGAACGTGAATTTTAAACCTGGAACTCGTGAAGCAGATTATGACGATAGCAGCATCACAGAAAACATGCGCGCTTCATACCCAATCGAATTTTTGGAAAATGTAAATCCTAGAGGATATGGTGCTTCACCAAAGCATATCTTCTTTTTGAGTGCGGATGCATTTGGAGTACTTCCTCCGATCTCCAAGCTTACTGCTGAACAGGCCATGTATTATTTTATCAATGGATATACAGCTAAAGTAGCAGGAACAGAAATGGGAGTAAAGACGCCTACGGCTACTTTCTCTGCTTGTTTTGGTGCTGCATTTATGCCATTGCATCCTATGCACTACGCGGAAATGTTAAGGAAGAAACTAGAAGAAAATCCGGATATCCAAGTTTGGTTGGTCAATACGGGTTGGGTAGCTGGTCCTTACGGCGTAGGAAGAAGGATACAGTTAAAATATACCCGTCAATTAATCCGTACCGCTATGGAGGGCCATATTGGCGAAGCAGGATATGAAAAACATCCGATTTTTAACCTTCAGATGCCAAGGGAATGTCCTGAAATCCCAACTAATCTATTAAATCCTAAACGCGTTTGGGACAATCCAGAAGCTTATGAGGAGTTAGCGGAAAAATTAAAGGGAATGTTTGATGAAAACTATGCTCAATTTATCCCGAAACCAGTTGAAAAGGTATTGAGTTAATAAAAAGAGAAATGGGAATTCAAACATTAGAGCAATTTATTTCTGAGCAACAAACTCAATTTCCTCAAGCAAAAGGAGAATTGACACGATTGCTACAAGGGATTTCTTTGGCCGCTAAAATTGTTCATAGGGAAGTAAATAAAGCTGGCTTGGCTGACATCCTAGGGAAGCAAGGTAATACCAATGCCCAAGGTGAGGAGCAACAAAAACTAGATGTATTTGCTGATCATTACTTTATGGATGCATTGGAACGAGTTGGCGAATGCTGCTATCTAGCTTCTGAAGAACATGAAGACGGAATAGATCTGACAAAACGAAATAAATATGCTGTAGGTAAGTATATGGTTTATTTTGATCCTTTGGATGGCTCTTCCAATATTGATGCAAATGTGTCAGTAGGTACTATTTTCTCCATCTATAAAAGAGTAAGCTCTGGAGAAGAGATCGAGAACATTGATTTTGCGCAGATCGGTAGAAAACAAGTTGCCGCAGGTTATGTGATCTATGGTTCTTCAACCATGCTTGTTTATACTACTGGAAAGGGAGTGAATGGCTTTACCTTGGATCCATCTATTGGAGAATTCTGTCTTTCCCATCCAGGTTTAAGGATTCCTGAAAATGGGAAGACCTATTCTGTAAATGAAAGCAATTACAACCAGTTTTCCCTAGCGATAAAACAATACCTGCAATTCTGCAAAGAAATCGATAAAGATACCAACCGACCATATTCTTCTCGATATATTGGTTCCTTAGTGGCCGATTTTCATAGGAATATGATTCAAGGAGGTCTGTTCTTATATCCGGATACCTATCAGTATCCGAATGGGAAACTTCGGTTGATGTATGAATGTAATCCATTGGCATTTATTGCTGAACAAGCTGGTGGTAAAGCTACAACCGGTGAGATGCCAATCTTGGACATTGAACCTGTCGAATTGCATCAAAGGACTCCGTTGATCATCGGAAGTAAGAACATGGTTGAAAAGGTAGAACAATTTATTGCAGAATATTCAAGTGTAGAACCGTCTTTTGTATAGGGTATTATTTAAGTAATTGAAAATAATTATGTTTGCAGAAAAATCTAATTATGAAAATACTATTTGCTGTACTGTGTCTGTTCTGCTTTCAGCTTTCCTATGCCCAAGATAGATTACCTCTGTTTTTAAAAGGTCATTGGGAAATACAGGGAAGCAATAGCGAAGAACATTGGGATGTTCTTTCTGACAAGAGCATGAAAGGCTTTGGTTACAAAATTGATGGTGCTATTCCTCAGGTTTCTGAATACCTGGATATCCAATTGAAAAAAGGTAAAGTGGTCTTGATGGCTACGGTAGTGGGTCAGAATAAGGGATTGCCAATTGAATTTACTGCCGAAGGAAAACCATCTGATAAGGAGATCAAGTTTGTGAATCATAAGCATGATTTCCCGCAAGAAATTACCTATAGCAAGGCTTCAGACTCTACAGGGAATTTGATTGTAAAAATCGTTGGTCAAGGAAAGGAACATACGCAAATCTTTCTTCCTAAGAAGGTTTCAGGTGCAAAGCAGGATACTGTCTATGATGAAGCTTTAGCACAGAAGTTAGGTTCAGATGAATACGGTATGAAATCCTACTTTTATGTGGTTTTGAAGACTGGAGAAAATAAAGATCAGGACAAAGATTTGATCAATACGGCTTTCAAAGGCCATATGGATAATATCAACAGGTTGGTTAAGGAAGAGAAGCTGATCGTTGCTGGTCCTTTTGGGAAGAATTCGGATCAATATAGGGGTCTATTTATTCTAAACAATATAAAGACAGAAGAGGAAGCGAAAGCAATTCTGGAAACTGATCCAGCTATAAAAGCGGGGTACCTGGCTTATTCTATTTATACCTGGTATGGTTCAGCGGCACTTCCAATGTATCTTCCATATTCAGAGAAAATTACCAAATCCAAATTCTAATATAGTTAAAACAGATTCGGCCAGTCATTGCTCTGCAAGACTGGCCGAGTTTTTTATTTAAATATTGTGATTTATTTAACTCCCATTTCTTGGATGATGAATTGGGCATTGTCAACCTTATCTGCTATCCATAACACATAACGGATATCGACACCGATCGAACGACTGTAGCTCTCGTTCCAAGCGAAATCATTGATAGTAGCATCATAAGCTCTATCGAAGTTCACTCCGATCAATTCGCCGTAAGCATTCATGATAGGAGATCCTGAGTTTCCGCCCGTAGTGTCCATGTTATATAGGATGTTAACAGGTACATCATTCAAATCCTTTTTAAAGTAGTTTCCGAAGTTCTTGTCCAGCCAATTGGTCTTGATTGCTTCAGGATAGGTGAATTCATTTAAACCTGAGTTACCCTTTTCAATGATTCCTTTTACGGTAGTGAAGGGTTCCATGTAGGTGGCATCTGCAGGACTATAGCCCTTTATGTTTCCAAATGTCAACCTTAAAGTTGAATTCGCATCAGGGATAAAGCTTTTTGATTGGAACTTTTCTTTTACGGCAATATAATCCGCCATTAACTTGTTCAAATTACCTTCTCTTCTTTTTTGTTCCGCATAGAATGGCTGCATTTCCGTTTCCAGTTCTTTTTGAAACTTCATTAAATCATCTGAATACTTTAAGAAAGAATTTACATCCTTTAGGACCGTGTTCTCAAAATACTCTTGATTAGACAGTTTGGAATCTTCGATGGCCTTGCTGATATAATCAGAAGCAGCCTGTTCGTTACTGAATTTGTGAGCTGCAACAAATGGAAGGGCATTGCCATCTTTTAATTGGTAAGCTTGAGCAAACATGCTGCTTGCAATACTTTTATCTACATTTAGATTGAAGCTTTCATAAAGGCCAGCTAACTGTTTCTTGAAATTATCAATATTGGCCTTGTACAATTCTTCCTTACGTTTACTTGATAGTTCTTTGTTAATAGCATCTTGAAAGCTATTGGTCAAGGAAGCAAATTGTAAGGATCGAATTCCAGAATAGATGTTGTTATACCATAATTCTTTTTCTGCATTTTGGAAAACCAATCCGTAGTGTTGGCCTATATCTTTCATCAAAGAACCATATTGAGCTTTTAACGCGGCATCATTCTCAATGAATTTTGCCAATTCCTCATCCTCCTTGATCTTGGTGTTGACAAGGTCGATGTTTCTCAAGCCTTTCAATTTACCTCTGTAATTCTTCATTACATTTGCATTCCTCTTGATCCTTGTTGCAAGTGCCAATTCAGTAGCTTTATCATCTTTTCCTGCAAGTAGCATCTGCTGATTTTGGAAATCATAAAGTTCTGAGGTGTAAGGCAATAAATATTGCTGCTGATATTCAATATACTGGGCAGGTCTATGACGGAAAGTACGACCAGGGTAGCCAAGGATAAAAACGAAATCATTTTCATTTACACCTTTAGGATTTACCTTTAAATGTTTCTTTGGTTTATAAGGGACATTATCTTTAGAATATTTCGCAGAAGAACCATCCTTGGCAACATAGGCTCTCAAGAAAGAGAAGTCACCTGTATGTCTAGGCCATACCCAGTTGTCCGTCTCACCACCGAACTCTCCAATGTTCTGTCTAGGGATATAAACCAATCGCACATCTTCTATGGTTTTATATTTGAACAATACATAGCTCTTGCCAATGAACATCTCAGAAACTTCAGCCTTGATGGTTGGATCTTGGGCTTCAGCTTCTTTTGCAATTTCTTTTCTTTTGTTGGTAATGATATCGATACGCTGGCTAGGGTCAGTGACATTTGCAACAGCTTCCAAAATTCTCTGGGATACATCTTCATAAGAGTCCGTAATCCGGATATTCAGTCCCTTGGCTTCGATTTCTTGCTCATGCGAATTCGCGACGAATCCATTTTCTAAATAATTGTGTTCGGGTGTGGAGGCTAATTGAACGGCACTGAAAGCACAGTGATGGTTGGTGATGATCAATCCATTCGGAGAGACAAATGAGCCAGAACAACCACTAACCTGTACCAAGGCATCGACTAGGCCTATCTGTCCGGGATTATAGATCTCCTTTTCGCTAATTTTTAATCCTGCTTTTTTCAGACCGGCTTTGCCCAGTTCGCTCAAAGGGAACATCCCTTCATCAGGAATGGCATTCGGAATGATGACCGTTCCGGTGGTTAAGAAAGCAGCAATTATCCCTGCTTTGATAAAGTTTAACATAACTATAGATTTTGTTTCATCCCAAAAATACTAAATGTTAATTGGCAAAACAGATTTATTGCTGTAATACCTGGGGTATTATTTAACTATTCGATAAATGGTTCCTATATTTGCAGAAAATAGGGAATTTTATTCACGCTAATTTAATAATAGGAACCTTAGCCTTTATAAATAGCAAACATTAATCTTTAGCTATCTAAAAGGGGAAATGACCAACGAATGAGACAAAAATTTCTAAAGAAACTAGAGGCTTTAAATAGGTGGAGAATGCAGAAGATTTCGAACAGAAATTTTCTAATCGTTCTAGCCTTTGTGGTGGGTATTGTAGGTGGGTTGGCAGCTGCTCTCTTGAAAGGATTAACTCATTTTATCGCGGCCAAACTACAGGATGATCTTGAATGGCATTTCAAATATTCCCTTTATTTGATATTTCCGCTGATCGGTATTTTCCTGAGTGTGCTATATGTCCGCAAGTTCATAAAGGGAAAAAAGCTTGAGCACGGAATCACACCAATCATTTACGCCATTTCCCGACGGTCCAGTCGAATCGATCTACATAATATTTATTCCCAAATTGTTACCAGTGCCATTACGGTTGGCTTTGGAGGGTCTTCAGGTTTGGAGGCACCGATTGCCTATTCCGGTTCCGCCATTGGTTCCAATATTGGACGGTTCTTCGGATTGAGCTATAAGGAAGTTACGATGCTTTTGGCATGTGGAGCTGCAGCAGGGATATCCGGAGCATTTAATAGTCCCGTTGCTGGGATGGTATTTGCCATTGAAATCCTATTGCCCGAGTTCTCAATCCCCGTCTTTATTCCATTGTTGATTTCCTCTGCCTTAGCTGCGGTTATCTCAAGGATCTTATACAGCGAACCTTTGTTCCATACTGCTGCAACAGATTGGGAGGTGAGCTCGATATTCTTTTACATTCTATTAGCCGTTTTGGTCGGCCTCTATACCATCTATTTCTCCAAGATCAGCCAAGTAGTAAAGAATTGGTTTTCGAAAATCAAGAATCCATATAATAAGGTATGGGTCAGTGGGATTTCCTTGGGAGTCATGATCTTCGTATTCCCCGCCTTATATGGAGAGGGCTATCTGACCATACAGCAGATCCTTGATGGGCACTTTAACTCGATTGTCAAGAATTCCCTGTTTTCAGATTATCGAGACATGGCCTGGGTAGTTGTTTGTTATACAGTTTTGGTTCTATTTGGTAAATCCTTTGCATCACTATTTACAATCAATGGGGGAGGAAACGGAGGTATCTTTGGACCTAGTTTGGTCATGGGTGGATTGATAGGCTTTGCCTTCGCCTATGGCATGAACCAAACTGGCTTTGTGCAACTCAATGTTCCTAATTTCGTGATGGCTGGTATGGCCGCCGCACTTGCAGGAATTATGCATGCGCCGTTGACAGGAATTTTTCTTATTGCCGAAATCACCGGCGGATATACTTTGATGGTACCCTTGATGTTGGTTGCTTCGATTTCTTACTTAATCAATCGAGGGGTGATGAAGCACTCTGTCTATACCAAAGTATTGGCAGAATCCGGAGATCTTCTTTCTTACAAAGATAAAGACCGTACTGTTCTCAGTATGATGAAACTGAGGTATGTGCTTGAAACCAATTTTGTTGTTTTGAGACCGGATCAGACCCCATTGGACCGTCAATCGGATATTTTACATTCCAAACGGAATATATTCCCAATCGTTGACGAAAAAGGAAAACTTCTAGGGATCCTATATAGTGAGCGATTATTTTCCATTCTATTAGGTGAAGAAGAGGGAAGAGATAAAACTTTTGCCACTTTAGCTCAAAAGCCTAATGATATCATTATTGAAACGGAGAATATGGAGCATGTGATGACGAAGATGAATAAAGAGGATGTTTGGATCCTTCCAGTGGTCAATAAGGATGAACAATACCTAGGTTTTATATCAAAGTCTTCTGTTTTCAATAAATATCGCGGGCTTTTAATTAGACAAGGCCAATATTTGGAGTAATCCTATCGATTTGACCAAAATATGTTGCTTTGTTTACCATCTGTAGCAATAATATTCCCTCTAAATTTCGTTGAAATCATACAAAGGATTGCCTTTGACTGCTGATTTTCCAATTGGTTTAATTGAAAAAAATAAAGAAATCCCTTTTTTATTTTTTTCAAATGCATGGTTTTAGCCTTTGAAAACCAACGATTTATAGCTTAAATGTCTTAGAATTAACAAAATATTAACTAAAGTATAATCTGTTAACAAATGTTAAACGGTACAATAATTGTTAAATGATACGTTAATAAGATGGAAGTGTAATAAAAATATTACGAATACAAAGTACAAAATCGGAAAATTACTGTGAAGAAAACAAAGTTATCAATTTTAAAAGCAACATTATTATTAATAGGAACAGTAGGCATCATGTCCAGTTGTTCTGAAAGTAAATCCAAAGAAAAAGAAGATACCGCAAAACCCATGGCATTACCAGTTTATACCGTCGATAAATCAGACGCTGTAACGGTAAAAGATTACCTAGGTACCATAGAAGGTAAGGTAAATGTTGAAGTACGTCCTCAAGTAGAGGGTTTGCTGCAGGAAATCTATGTAGATGAAGGTGCTTATGTTCAAAAAGGGCAGAAGCTATTCAAAATAGATCCATCTTTCTATCAAGAGGATTTAAATAATATGTATGCTGCAGAGAAAGTGGCGCAAGCCAAATTAAAGAATGCGAAGTTAGAAGTTGACCGTTTGAAACCATTGGTAGAGAACGATGTCATTGCAGATGTTAGGTTAGCATCAGCGGAATCTGACTATCAAGTCGCAAAAGCAGGACTGGATCAAGCTGCTGCA contains:
- a CDS encoding RNA polymerase sigma factor, producing MNTPVNMSDKNLYIKYYKFINFYAFKLTGDYERAEDLTQDAFTSYLLNKSKISSNPSAIKSFLYTAVRNKLINEHRRTEISQRYWRITGFDEKDPQDIDRLVIYTELLQEIDRLVNALPNMCQQVIKLSFFEGLTNNEIKDQLNISINTVKTHKKRGLAFLQKHLNPEYFLIFINFLTSN
- a CDS encoding FAD/NAD(P)-binding protein — its product is MIWNSAYLDPHLSKVPKHIYSQIVNDEELPAEKSDAIYIAIIGGGPKGFYALDRFISKAIDQNIHKPINIHWFNHNREFASGPHFQPTLPSYLIMNDCIAEISCWEEPESSHYIPNRLKLIDWIHQNKSAESSPNPSDFCSRELMGLYLMDALHKTLSHKPNQIEVNLVNSNILDMDIHMDRVQLTSSKMTLPFQYESAIFCTGHSYSNMEEEDLLASDCNENILYLPQTYPVELLDEIPAQVDVAIKGIGLTFMDAVLHLTEGRGGIFYKQDHEYRYLPSGYEPIIYPFSRRNLPMLPRNAFWNGNKYELKIMNEDWLNLLKSRNEPLNFERDILPTYNLEAQLAFYTYTHATQELTSAEILEFIDTFDATKLFSISALIDPMTYSKVQMETNYHEFIVDLSIYSMKLSEQGELKSPMAAAIAAIREGFYLIAELFSHNGFDEESQESFEKYWQGFINHTAFGPPRDSIDKLFCLAKDGYVKFMFSEEPVIEVQPEALLLKNSYVEKEFNFLIDARIPKGNLKLKNNKLYERMRRKGYVQEIVNGNYSNGKIAVDKEGKLIGNIQNGLIYLYGIPTDGTYLQNDSLSRETNNFSNTWCQATLERIKNKSILESRPNYSLAFSNVNYTNLTPN
- a CDS encoding LLM class flavin-dependent oxidoreductase: MKNIQYSLLELATLRKNNTATEAIERASEGAKHIDKLGYTRIWLAEHHNMEFIASSATSVLIGHIASQTQNIRVGSGGIMLPNHSPLVIAEQFGTLESIYPNRIDLGLGRAPGTDQVTAMALRRNNLNTAFYFKDDVQSLQRYFSSDNHSSKVRAFPGEGLEIPIWILGSSTDSAFLAAELGLPYAFAAHFAPNMLKAAADIYRMNFKPSEQLQEPYFMVCVNIVAAETNEEAIFLSSSLQNLFAGIVTNRRMPLSAPTEKPIFHGIPEIEQAVQSMTSSTYTGNPEQLARTLKELIEEVNAQEIMTTNYIYDDQKRLKSFELIKDTFDLINKE
- the pckA gene encoding phosphoenolpyruvate carboxykinase (ATP) is translated as MTNLISSQLESLGIRPSSPIYFQLPVPELVERAIKNNEASLTETGALSFKTGIFTGRSPESRFIVKDSDTAEHVNWGKVNKPMSIELFDLLLARVTEYLSLNPIYVRSIQACNHKDYSQNVLTVTQSPCQDIFVNNMFINVDVETQGPIDWTVLAASNLKVDDYQALGLPTSHCVVLDLTRKVVIIIGTAYTGEIKKGIFSALNYYLPLKHNVLTMHCSANVGKKNDTALFFGLSGTGKTTLSSDHGRLLIGDDEHGWTENEVFNFEGGCYAKAIGLTQQHEPQIFNAIKFGALLENVNFKPGTREADYDDSSITENMRASYPIEFLENVNPRGYGASPKHIFFLSADAFGVLPPISKLTAEQAMYYFINGYTAKVAGTEMGVKTPTATFSACFGAAFMPLHPMHYAEMLRKKLEENPDIQVWLVNTGWVAGPYGVGRRIQLKYTRQLIRTAMEGHIGEAGYEKHPIFNLQMPRECPEIPTNLLNPKRVWDNPEAYEELAEKLKGMFDENYAQFIPKPVEKVLS
- the fbp gene encoding class 1 fructose-bisphosphatase — translated: MGIQTLEQFISEQQTQFPQAKGELTRLLQGISLAAKIVHREVNKAGLADILGKQGNTNAQGEEQQKLDVFADHYFMDALERVGECCYLASEEHEDGIDLTKRNKYAVGKYMVYFDPLDGSSNIDANVSVGTIFSIYKRVSSGEEIENIDFAQIGRKQVAAGYVIYGSSTMLVYTTGKGVNGFTLDPSIGEFCLSHPGLRIPENGKTYSVNESNYNQFSLAIKQYLQFCKEIDKDTNRPYSSRYIGSLVADFHRNMIQGGLFLYPDTYQYPNGKLRLMYECNPLAFIAEQAGGKATTGEMPILDIEPVELHQRTPLIIGSKNMVEKVEQFIAEYSSVEPSFV
- a CDS encoding DUF6265 family protein — its product is MKILFAVLCLFCFQLSYAQDRLPLFLKGHWEIQGSNSEEHWDVLSDKSMKGFGYKIDGAIPQVSEYLDIQLKKGKVVLMATVVGQNKGLPIEFTAEGKPSDKEIKFVNHKHDFPQEITYSKASDSTGNLIVKIVGQGKEHTQIFLPKKVSGAKQDTVYDEALAQKLGSDEYGMKSYFYVVLKTGENKDQDKDLINTAFKGHMDNINRLVKEEKLIVAGPFGKNSDQYRGLFILNNIKTEEEAKAILETDPAIKAGYLAYSIYTWYGSAALPMYLPYSEKITKSKF